One genomic window of Fusarium fujikuroi IMI 58289 draft genome, chromosome FFUJ_chr01 includes the following:
- a CDS encoding related to heterokaryon incompatibility protein: MDKPHSNNYHIAIVAPLPEDYETARALLDEPEPEYLLKNSGAACSLGKVGSHNVVLVGRAEDMTNVSAFVNVAVDRLLETYPSIRAGFLIGVDATAPEESLAKPGDIVVAFPQENQPGQVQFDVDGTTISSRISITFEINHLSSCIKSVINTIQSPEGRQHWGQYLQDQSSRTEFTPTKDQQPLEHNIPNKVLRGKVASSAHLLSDRDLAKEVGCDSNIMCFERAGASIKSRFPILTVCGILGFTGSSSPNLNGSALRQIKMATVIYTMFVSHRLSTAQLEDEFAFTDRFQYKQFDLESAGFRLVLLEKGTQPQLRCRIVQAYLDEKVIFTYEALSYSWGGKTTQHEIVMDGKILLITESLHDALYHLRNPDEDRMLWVDALCIDQNNIKERGHQVNHMGEIYKKADRVIIWLGYLSGGNVAKFKSAVDIFKEKLPLGAFQEWARQDERWQQQWNQTEASIGLYSHNELVDGLQIVMGNPWFSRVWILQEVANAKRAIVECNLGNIPTRLFALLPHAMNVQVGEQCQAVLDIMPSPLKSSSWWNQDRSLCNLLWKFRECQATDPRDRVYALLGMSSDLKDTGMSAEYDKDERAVVQDVCDYLLGDVCPAQQSLVTNIRDLQAQLPAVSRDLLLQKNQLQPTNSSLTAFLRRQAVIETIDSEDFLDLVQHGSRIMRLFLDKSKSPIQITQYTALKVLETSIDVLEFLWKSPDLIIESLPKFVARAMEYDAEVMCRLLGSSSNPEQSTDHALMEAISIGMRSCQPFLKYCNPAPKITAKLLRKAMVSRPEVLPHLMSATPSPVQLLEDIYFDTTTEHPRGFRIIDEDNQPIEMTKGLIIKGAEAGKDVLEIFLEALENPIELEEDLFAIAIPSGLQTLECLIRHGKSPFNITKRVYQEAIKAGGDILDHLFPNSARGIRMTESRVFGLFEELKEVSWMEESTWEELLLPNDNIKEKLQITDT, from the coding sequence ATGGATAAGCCACATTCAAATAATTACCATATCGCCATCGTGGCGCCTTTGCCAGAGGACTACGAGACAGCCAGAGCCTTGTTGGACGAACCCGAGCCAGAGTACCTTTTGAAAAACTCGGGAGCTGCATGCTCCCTTGGAAAAGTTGGCTCACACAATGTCGTCCTAGTCGGAAGAGCTGAGGACATGACCAATGTCTCCGCTTTCGTCAATGTCGCTGTCGACCGTTTACTTGAAACTTACCCATCTATTCGAGCTGGATTCTTAATTGGAGTCGATGCTACAGCACCTGAAGAGAGCCTTGCCAAGCCGGGCGATATTGTCGTAGCATTTCCGCAGGAAAATCAACCTGGGCAAGTTCAGTTCGACGTGGACGGAACAACTATTTCCAGTCGCATCTCTATCACTTTTGAAATCAATCACCTGTCCTCATGTATCAAGTCTGTCATCAACACTATCCAATCCCCGGAGGGGCGCCAGCACTGGGGCCAATATCTGCAGGATCAATCATCTCGAACAGAATTTACTCCCACAAAGGATCAGCAGCCGCTGGAACATAATATACCCAACAAAGTTCTGCGGGGAAAAGTCGCATCCTCTGCTCATCTCCTATCTGATCGTGATTTGGCCAAAGAGGTCGGGTGCGACAGCAACATCATGTGCTTCGAACGGGCCGGTGCCAGTATCAAATCAAGATTTCCAATATTGACTGTCTGCGGTATACTCGGCTTTACAggttcctcttctccaaaccTCAATGGGTCTGCGCTACGTCAAATCAAAATGGCCACAGTCATTTATACCATGTTTGTCTCTCATCGACTCAGTACCGCCCAACTTGAGGACGAATTTGCCTTTACAGATCGATTTCAATACAAGCAATTCGATTTGGAGAGTGCTGGATTTCGATTGGTACTCCTCGAGAAGGGCACTCAACCTCAATTAAGGTGCCGAATTGTACAAGCGTACCTTGACGAGAAAGTCATCTTCACGTACGAAGCACTGTCTTATTCTTGGGGAGGGAAAACAACACAGCATGAGATCGTGATGGATGGAaagattttattaataactgaGAGCTTACACGATGCTCTTTATCACTTGAGGAACCCCGATGAGGATCGAATGCTGTGGGTCGATGCTCTCTGCATTGACCAGAACAATATCAAGGAGCGTGGCCATCAAGTTAACCATATGGGAGAGATCTACAAAAAAGCCGATAGAGTCATCATATGGCTTGGATATCTGAGTGGAGGCAATGTTGCTAAATTCAAATCTGCAGTCGACATTTTCAAAGAGAAGCTACCGTTGGGCGCTTTTCAAGAGTGGGCACGTCAAGACGAACGCTGGCAACAACAATGGAATCAAACTGAAGCAAGCATAGGACTATACTCTCACAATGAGTTAGTAGATGGCCTTCAAATTGTCATGGGGAATCCCTGGTTCTCCAGAGTTTGGATCCTACAAGAGGTGGCCAACGCGAAAAGGGCGATTGTGGAGTGCAATCTTGGGAACATTCCGACAAGATTATTCGCCCTCCTACCACATGCTATGAACGTCCAGGTTGGCGAACAATGTCAAGCTGTTCTCGACATTATGCCAAGTCCGCTCAAAAGCTCATCCTGGTGGAACCAAGATCGGAGCCTCTGTAACTTGCTGTGGAAGTTCAGAGAATGTCAAGCCACGGACCCAAGAGACAGGGTCTACGCATTACTCGGAATGTCTTCTGATCTGAAAGACACTGGAATGAGCGCTGAATATGATAAAGATGAACGAGCGGTAGTGCAAGACGTTTGTGATTATCTGTTAGGGGACGTGTGCCCCGCTCAACAGTCGCTGGTCACAAATATCAGAGACCTGCAAGCACAATTACCTGCTGTATCTAGAGACCTGCTCCTACAGAAGAATCAACTGCAGCCAACCAACAGCTCACTGACGGCTTTCTTGAGACGGCAGGCTGTGATTGAGACGATAGACAGCGAGGATTTTCTTGACCTCGTGCAACATGGAAGCCGTATTATGCGTTTATTCTTGGACAAGAGTAAATCGCCTATTCAAATCACTCAATACACAGCACTCAAGGTTCTAGAGACAAGCATAGATGTCCTTGAGTTCCTTTGGAAGAGTCCAGATTTAATCATCGAGTCTTTGCCTAAGTTTGTCGCCAGAGCCATGGAATATGACGCAGAAGTCATGTGTCGACTCCTTGGGTCATCCTCGAACCCAGAACAGTCAACAGATCATGCCTTAATGGAAGCAATATCAATCGGTATGCGTTCATGTCAACCTTTCCTCAAGTACTGTAATCCAGCCCCCAAAATAACAGCGAAGCTACTGAGGAAAGCAATGGTTTCCCGTCCAGAAGTGTTGCCGCATCTTATGAGTGCCACTCCATCTCCAGTTCAGCTCCTGGAAGACATTTACTTTGATACAACAACTGAACACCCTAGAGGGTTTAGAATCATCGATGAAGACAACCAACCCATCGAGATGACAAAAGGACTGATAATCAAGGGCGCAGAGGCTGGTAAAGATGTCCTTGAGATTTTTCTAGAAGCCCTTGAGAACCCTATTGAACTAGAAGAGGATCTTTTCGCTATTGCGATTCCCAGTGGCTTACAAACACTCGAGTGCCTGATCAGACACGGCAAAAGTCCATTCAATATAACAAAAAGAGTATATCAAGAAGCAATCAAAGCGGGAGGTGATATACTAGATCATCTCTTCCCCAATTCTGCAAGGGGCATAAGAATGACGGAGTCTCGTGTTTTTGGCCTTTTTGAGGAACTAAAAGAAGTTTCATGGATGGAAGAAAGTACCTGGGAAGAGCTTTTACTTCCCAATGACAACATAAAGGAAAAGTTGCAGATCACAGATACATAG
- a CDS encoding probable proline racemase, giving the protein MRSKRVISIVTCHAEGEVGDVIIGGVLDVPAKTMHDKLTYYMAERDGLRQLLLQEPRGRLEMSVNLIVPPCRPDADAGFLIMAPGDWVPMSGSNCVCTTTVLLETGIVPMVEPVTTVRLDTAAGLVVATAECENGKCRSVSFDNVPAFVYALDKEIDVPGLGTVVVDIAYGGQWYVLVKAEALGLRVETVNADRLIDFGKRLKQAVLANCMPTHPENPAICGINNVIITEPLEEGQEGKTVKHTVVVTPGRLDRSPCGTGSSSRLAILHARGLIEEGESVKFRSIINTEFVGRIRGTTKVGELDAVLPTVKGRAWITGEKNVHLDPEDPFPTGFLL; this is encoded by the coding sequence ATGCGCTCAAAACGAGTCATCTCAATCGTCACATGCCACGCAGAAGGCGAAGTCGGCGATGTTATCATCGGCGGCGTCCTGGATGTACCAGCCAAAACAATGCACGATAAGCTCACATACTACATGGCTGAGCGAGATGGTCTTCGGCAACTACTCCTCCAAGAGCCGAGAGGGCGCTTGGAAATGAGCGTTAACTTAATTGTCCCGCCATGTCGACCTGATGCAGATGCTGGTTTCCTTATCATGGCACCGGGAGATTGGGTCCCCATGTCTGGATCGAATTGTGTCTGCACGACGACTGTTCTTCTCGAGACGGGCATTGTTCCCATGGTTGAGCCTGTTACTACTGTGAGGTTGGACACAGCTGCTGGATTGGTGGTTGCGACGGCGGAGTGTGAGAATGGGAAGTGCAGATCCGTGTCTTTTGACAACGTCCCGGCATTCGTTTATGCTCTCGACAAAGAGATCGACGTTCCTGGTCTGGGAACAGTGGTGGTGGATATTGCATACGGAGGACAGTGGTATGTGCTCGTTAAAGCAGAAGCGCTGGGTCTTCGCGTGGAAACAGTCAATGCCGATCGTCTCATCGATTTCGGCAAGAGATTGAAACAAGCAGTCTTGGCGAACTGCATGCCCACACATCCTGAGAACCCAGCCATCTGCGGTATCAACAACGTCATCATCACAGAACCTttggaagaaggacaagaaggcaAGACTGTCAAGCACACCGTTGTTGTAACGCCGGGAAGACTGGACAGGAGTCCTTGCGGAACGGGGAGTTCGTCGCGTCTGGCTATTCTGCATGCGAGGGGTCTTATTGAGGAGGGAGAGTCGGTCAAGTTCAGGAGTATCATCAACACAGAGTTTGTGGGGAGGATTAGAGGGACGACGAAGGTGGGGGAGTTGGATGCGGTACTGCCGACTGTTAAGGGGAGGGCTTGGATTACGGGTGAGAAGAATGTTCATCTTGACCCTGAAGATCCCTTTCCTACTGGGTTTCTACTCTAG
- a CDS encoding probable D-amino-acid oxidase codes for MTNTVVVIGAGVIGLTSALLLAKEGNKVTVIGNHMPGDYDAEYASPWAGANVIPLSPKDASRWERRTWIALKKLVEQTPEAGIHFQTTHVLRRNKDTESAKSGFSAHFYADNPWFKEIFNNFRNNHPSEVATGYDSGFQYQGVCINTAIYLPWLLGQCLKYGVVVKRGILAHINEAKYLSHTGEKANIIVNATGLGSLKLGGVQDTTVAPARGQIVLVRNETPKNLPLFMCSSALDESGEEIYAMQRAAGGGTVIGGTYQIGNWDTQPDPNTANRIMQRIVDLCPDIAGGKGITGLSIIRHGVGFRPYRKGGLRLEEEKLDDETWVIHNYGHSGWGYMGSYGCAEGVVELVDKVTDKTRAKL; via the exons ATGACAAACACCGTTGTCGTTATCGG TGCCGGTGTAATTGGCCTCACCTCAGCGTTATTGCTGGCCAAGGAGGGCAATAAAGTCACTGTTATTGGCAATCATATGCCCGGCGACTATGACGCCGAGTATGCCTCACCATGGGCCGGAGCCAATGTGATTCC CTTGTCGCCCAAAGACGCAAGTCGTTGGGAACGACGAACCTGGATCGCTCTAAAGAAACTCGTCGAGCAGACTCCTGAAGCGGGAATCCATTTCCAGA CAACACATGTCCTCCGTCGGAATAAAGACACAGAGTCCGCCAAGTCCGGATTCTCAGCGCATTTCTATGCCGACAACCCATGGTTCAAAGAaatcttcaacaacttccGCAACAACCATCCATCTGAAGTCGCAACAGGCTACGACTCTGGCTTCCAATATCAAGGAGTTTGCATCAACACAGCCATCTACCTCCCCTGGCTTCTCGGCCAATGCCTCAAATACGGCGTCGTCGTAAAGCGCGGTATTCTGGCCCACATCAACGAAGCAAAGTATCTCAGCCATACCGGTGAAAAGGCTaatatcatcgtcaacgccACTGGTCTCGGATCTCTTAAGCTCGGAGGCGTGCAAGACACAACTGTCGCACCAGCACGAGGTCAAATCGTCCTCGTTCGCAACGAAACACCCAAGAACCTACCGCTTTTCATGTGTTCTAGCGCCCTCGACGAGAGCGGTGAGGAGATCTACGCTATGCAGAGAGCAGCTGGTGGCGGTACGGTTATTGGTGGGACGTATCAGATTGGGAACTGGGATACACAGCCTGATCCGAATACCGCGAATAGAATCATGCAGAGGATTGTAGATCTTTGTCCCGACATTGCTGGTGGAAAGGGAATTACTGGTTTGAGTATTATTCGGCATGGTGTTGGGTTTAGACCTTATAGAAAGGGCGGTTTGaggctggaggaggagaagttggaTGATGAGACGTGGGTTATTCATAATTATGGGCATTCGGGATGGGGGTATATGGGGTCTTATGGATGTGCTGAGGGGgtggttgagcttgttgacaaGGTCACTGATAAGACTCGGGCGAAGCTGTGA